From a single Mycolicibacterium mengxianglii genomic region:
- a CDS encoding TetR/AcrR family transcriptional regulator, whose protein sequence is MTGSERRHQLIDIARSLFAERGYDATSIEEIAQRANVSKPVVYEHFGGKEGLYAVVVDREMSALLDAITSSLTNNRSRVRLELVALALLTYVEERTDGFRIMIRDSPASISSGTYSSLLNDAVSQVASILAGDFARRGLDPDLAPLYAQALVGSVSMTAQWWLDTREPKKEVVAAHLVNLMWNGLTHLEADPHLRDE, encoded by the coding sequence ATGACCGGCAGTGAGCGACGACACCAGTTGATCGACATCGCGCGCTCTCTGTTCGCCGAACGAGGGTATGACGCCACGTCCATCGAGGAGATCGCGCAGCGGGCCAATGTGTCCAAACCGGTGGTCTACGAGCACTTCGGCGGCAAGGAAGGCCTGTACGCCGTGGTGGTCGACCGGGAGATGTCGGCGTTGCTGGACGCGATCACCAGCTCCTTGACCAACAACCGGTCCCGGGTGCGGCTGGAGCTGGTCGCGCTGGCATTGCTGACCTATGTCGAGGAGCGCACCGACGGTTTCCGGATCATGATCCGCGATTCGCCGGCGTCGATCAGCTCGGGCACCTATTCGTCACTGCTCAACGACGCCGTGTCCCAGGTGGCGTCCATCCTGGCCGGCGACTTCGCGCGCCGCGGCCTGGATCCTGACCTGGCTCCGCTGTACGCGCAGGCCCTGGTCGGGTCGGTGTCGATGACCGCGCAGTGGTGGCTCGACACCCGGGAGCCGAAGAAGGAAGTCGTGGCGGCCCATCTGGTGAACCTGATGTGGAACGGTTTGACTCATCTCGAGGCTGATCCGCACCTGCGCGACGAGTGA
- the mfd gene encoding transcription-repair coupling factor, whose translation MTAPGHPSVQTPIAGLVGLALTAPTFTDLIDRAKQRPEELKMVGPSSAQVYVAAALAQTGPVLVVTATGREADDLTAELRGVFGDAVAMFPSWETLPHERLSPGVDTVGARLMLLRRLSHPDDARLGPPLQVVVTTARSLLQPMTPDAAKVEPVTLSVGAEMDFDETITRLVELAYNRVDMVGKRGEFAVRGGILDVFAPTAEHPVRVEFWGDEITEMRMFAVADQRSIPEIPVDSLVAVACRELLLTDEVRRRAAALVTEHPAADHHVTGTVGEMLSKLADGIPVDGMEALLPVLRPDDLALLTDQLAPGTPVLICDPEKVRTRAADLIKTGREFLEATWSVAAVGGDAPIDVEQLGGSGFRELGEARAAARKAGHPWWTLSQLPDESAFELDVRPAPSARGSQANVEEIFAMLRAHCATGGSAAIVTPGTGTANRVVEQLGDADTPAALLEPGATPKPGVVGVLKGPLHTGLVLPGANLVIITETDLTGNRVTAAEGKRLAAKRRNTVDPLALTAGDLVVHDQHGIGKFVEMTERTVGGARREYLVLEYASAKRGGGSDRLYVPMDSLDQLSRYVGGQAPSLSRLGGSDWQNTKTKARKAVREIATELVALYAKRQAAPGFAFPPDTPWQAEMEDAFGFTETVDQLTAITEVKADMERPVPMDRVICGDVGYGKTEIAVRAAFKAIQAGKQVAVLVPTTLLADQHLQTFTNRMAGFPVTVKGLSRFTDTAESKKVIEGMADGSVDVVIGTHRLLQTGVRWKDLGLVIVDEEQRFGVEHKEHIKSLRTHVDVLTMSATPIPRTLEMSLAGIREMSTILTPPEERYPVLTYVGPHDDKQVAAALRRELLRDGQAFYIHNRVSSIDSAAAKVRQLVPEARVVVAHGQMPEELLEKTVEGFWNREYDILVCTTIVETGLDISNANTLIVERADTFGLSQLHQLRGRVGRSRERGYAYFLYSPDKPLTETAFDRLATIAQNNELGAGMAVAMKDLEIRGAGNVLGAEQSGHVAGVGFDLYVRLVGEAVEAYRAAADGETVSGTEEPKEVRIDLPIDANLPPDYIDSDRLRLEGYRRLAAANDDAAITAVVDELVDRYGPLPEPALRLVAVARLRLLCRSYGITEVSATGAAGQPSTLRISPMTLQDSGQLRLKRMYPGANYRATTSTIQVPIPRAGSGIAAPRIRDLELAQMVADLVLALDGKPQGEVDITKLAPAAESARR comes from the coding sequence ATGACCGCACCGGGGCACCCTTCTGTCCAGACCCCGATTGCGGGGCTCGTTGGATTGGCGCTGACTGCGCCGACATTCACTGACCTCATCGACCGCGCCAAGCAGCGGCCTGAGGAACTCAAGATGGTGGGCCCGAGCAGTGCGCAGGTCTACGTGGCTGCCGCGTTGGCCCAGACCGGTCCGGTGCTGGTGGTCACAGCCACGGGCCGGGAAGCCGACGATCTGACCGCCGAACTGCGCGGAGTGTTCGGCGACGCGGTGGCGATGTTCCCTTCCTGGGAGACCCTGCCCCACGAGCGGCTGTCCCCGGGCGTGGACACCGTGGGGGCGCGGCTGATGCTGCTGCGCCGGCTGTCGCACCCCGACGACGCCCGCCTGGGGCCGCCGCTGCAGGTGGTGGTGACCACGGCCCGCTCCCTGCTGCAGCCGATGACCCCGGACGCCGCCAAGGTCGAGCCGGTGACCCTGAGCGTGGGCGCCGAGATGGACTTCGACGAGACCATCACCCGATTGGTCGAACTGGCCTACAACCGCGTCGACATGGTGGGCAAGCGCGGTGAGTTCGCGGTCCGCGGCGGCATTCTCGACGTGTTCGCGCCGACCGCCGAGCATCCGGTGCGTGTCGAATTCTGGGGTGACGAGATCACCGAGATGCGGATGTTCGCCGTCGCCGACCAGCGGTCCATCCCGGAGATCCCGGTCGACTCCCTGGTGGCCGTCGCCTGCCGCGAGCTGCTGCTGACCGACGAAGTGCGTCGGCGCGCCGCCGCGCTGGTCACCGAGCACCCCGCGGCCGACCATCACGTCACCGGCACCGTGGGGGAGATGCTTTCCAAGCTCGCCGACGGCATCCCCGTCGACGGGATGGAGGCGCTGCTGCCAGTGCTGCGGCCCGACGACCTGGCGCTGCTGACCGATCAGCTGGCGCCGGGCACACCGGTGCTGATCTGCGACCCGGAGAAGGTGCGCACCCGGGCTGCGGACCTGATCAAGACCGGCCGCGAGTTCCTGGAGGCGACGTGGTCGGTGGCCGCGGTCGGTGGGGACGCACCGATCGACGTCGAACAACTGGGAGGCTCCGGCTTCCGGGAACTCGGCGAGGCGCGCGCCGCGGCCCGCAAGGCCGGTCACCCCTGGTGGACGCTGAGCCAGCTGCCTGACGAGTCGGCATTCGAGCTCGACGTCCGGCCGGCTCCCTCGGCCCGCGGCAGCCAGGCCAACGTCGAAGAGATCTTCGCGATGTTGCGGGCGCACTGTGCGACGGGCGGGTCGGCGGCGATCGTCACCCCGGGCACCGGAACCGCGAACCGTGTCGTCGAGCAGCTCGGCGACGCCGACACCCCGGCGGCACTGTTGGAGCCCGGCGCGACCCCCAAACCCGGTGTCGTGGGTGTCCTGAAGGGTCCGCTGCACACCGGTCTGGTCCTGCCCGGGGCGAACCTGGTGATCATCACCGAGACCGACCTGACCGGCAACCGGGTGACGGCCGCCGAGGGTAAACGCCTGGCCGCCAAACGTCGCAACACCGTCGATCCGCTGGCGCTGACCGCGGGCGATCTGGTCGTCCACGATCAGCACGGCATCGGCAAGTTCGTCGAGATGACCGAACGCACCGTCGGTGGCGCCCGCCGTGAGTACCTGGTGCTGGAGTACGCCTCGGCGAAGCGTGGCGGCGGGTCGGACCGACTGTATGTGCCGATGGATTCGCTGGATCAGTTGTCGCGCTACGTGGGCGGGCAGGCGCCCAGCCTGAGCCGCCTCGGCGGCAGTGACTGGCAGAACACAAAGACCAAGGCGCGCAAGGCAGTTCGTGAGATCGCCACCGAATTGGTGGCGTTGTACGCCAAACGTCAGGCCGCGCCGGGATTTGCGTTCCCGCCGGACACCCCGTGGCAGGCCGAGATGGAGGACGCGTTCGGGTTCACCGAGACCGTCGACCAGTTGACGGCCATCACCGAGGTGAAAGCCGATATGGAGCGGCCGGTTCCGATGGACCGGGTGATCTGCGGTGACGTCGGTTACGGCAAGACCGAGATCGCGGTGCGGGCGGCGTTCAAGGCGATCCAGGCCGGTAAGCAGGTTGCGGTGCTGGTGCCGACGACGCTGTTGGCCGACCAGCATCTCCAGACGTTCACCAACCGGATGGCGGGTTTCCCGGTGACGGTGAAGGGCTTGTCGCGGTTCACCGACACCGCTGAATCCAAGAAAGTCATCGAGGGCATGGCGGACGGGTCGGTGGACGTGGTGATCGGTACCCACCGGCTGTTGCAGACCGGGGTCCGCTGGAAGGACCTCGGTCTGGTGATCGTCGACGAAGAGCAGCGTTTCGGTGTGGAACACAAAGAACACATCAAGAGCCTGCGCACCCACGTCGACGTGTTGACCATGAGCGCCACCCCGATTCCACGCACCCTGGAGATGAGCCTGGCCGGCATCCGCGAGATGTCGACGATCCTCACCCCACCCGAGGAGCGCTACCCGGTGCTCACCTATGTCGGGCCGCACGACGACAAGCAGGTGGCGGCGGCGCTGCGACGGGAACTGCTGCGCGACGGGCAGGCGTTCTACATCCACAACCGGGTCAGCTCAATCGATTCCGCGGCAGCGAAGGTGCGCCAGCTGGTGCCCGAGGCGCGGGTGGTGGTGGCCCACGGGCAGATGCCCGAGGAGCTGCTGGAGAAGACCGTCGAGGGTTTCTGGAACCGCGAGTACGACATCCTGGTGTGCACCACGATCGTCGAAACCGGTTTGGACATCTCCAATGCCAACACATTGATCGTGGAGCGCGCCGACACTTTCGGCTTGTCGCAGCTGCATCAGTTGCGTGGCCGGGTGGGCCGCAGCCGTGAGCGCGGGTACGCCTACTTCCTGTACTCGCCGGACAAACCGCTGACCGAGACGGCTTTTGACCGGTTGGCGACCATCGCCCAGAACAACGAGCTCGGTGCGGGTATGGCCGTGGCGATGAAGGATCTGGAGATCCGCGGCGCCGGAAACGTGTTGGGCGCTGAACAGTCCGGCCACGTCGCCGGTGTCGGTTTCGACCTCTACGTGCGGCTGGTGGGTGAGGCCGTCGAGGCCTACCGCGCTGCCGCCGACGGTGAAACCGTCTCGGGCACAGAGGAACCCAAAGAGGTGCGGATCGACCTGCCGATCGATGCCAACCTGCCGCCGGACTACATCGACAGTGACCGGCTACGGCTGGAGGGCTACCGCCGGCTGGCCGCAGCCAACGATGACGCGGCCATCACCGCGGTGGTCGATGAACTCGTGGACCGTTACGGGCCGCTGCCCGAACCCGCGCTGCGACTGGTGGCGGTGGCGCGGCTGCGGCTGCTGTGCCGCAGCTACGGCATCACCGAGGTGTCGGCCACGGGTGCGGCGGGTCAGCCGTCGACACTGCGGATATCGCCGATGACGCTGCAGGATTCCGGCCAGCTGCGCCTCAAGCGGATGTACCCGGGCGCCAATTACCGGGCCACCACCTCCACCATCCAGGTGCCGATCCCGCGCGCTGGCAGTGGTATCGCCGCGCCACGGATCCGGGACCTGGAACTGGCGCAGATGGTCGCCGACCTGGTGCTCGCCCTGGACGGCAAACCGCAGGGTGAGGTCGACATCACCAAGCTGGCGCCGGCAGCGGAGAGCGCACGACGATGA
- a CDS encoding nucleoside triphosphate pyrophosphohydrolase: MTVILVDPRRPTLVPVEAVELLTGEVRYTEEMPVKVPWSLPSARPVLVGDQDDASAVLLSSDPKHPAVVARIKAGDTVISAPPPQAGERLLDAVAVMDKLRTDGPWEREQTHESLRRYLLEETYELFDAMRGGDTEELRDELGDVLLQVLFHARIAEDAAQNPFSIDDVADALVRKLRNRAPAVLAGESISLDEQLAQWEERKAFEKRNLSKQSAVADLPTAQPALALAQKVISRARQAGVPADLIPSGMLAITLSSDVDAENTLRTAVLEFMDDFRSAEAAVAAARAGRAGELSDGELGAVGEDEWRSCWPAEVADEVAPEELVPVPESAEPQE, from the coding sequence ATGACGGTCATTCTGGTCGATCCCCGGCGTCCCACCCTGGTGCCCGTCGAAGCGGTGGAACTGCTCACCGGTGAGGTGCGCTACACCGAGGAGATGCCGGTGAAGGTGCCGTGGTCGTTGCCGTCGGCGCGGCCCGTCCTGGTGGGGGACCAGGATGACGCTTCGGCGGTGCTGTTGTCTTCGGACCCAAAGCATCCCGCCGTCGTCGCCCGCATCAAGGCCGGGGACACGGTCATTTCAGCGCCACCACCGCAGGCCGGGGAACGACTGCTCGACGCGGTGGCGGTGATGGACAAGTTGCGTACCGACGGTCCCTGGGAGCGGGAGCAGACTCACGAGTCGTTGCGCCGCTACCTGTTGGAGGAGACTTACGAACTCTTCGACGCGATGCGCGGAGGTGACACCGAAGAGCTACGCGACGAGCTCGGGGATGTGTTGTTGCAGGTGCTCTTCCATGCACGCATCGCCGAGGACGCCGCACAGAACCCCTTCTCCATCGATGATGTCGCCGACGCGCTGGTGCGTAAGCTGCGCAACCGGGCACCCGCGGTACTGGCCGGCGAATCCATCTCGTTGGACGAGCAGTTGGCGCAGTGGGAAGAGCGCAAGGCCTTCGAGAAGCGGAATCTGTCCAAGCAGTCGGCCGTAGCCGATCTGCCGACTGCCCAGCCCGCCCTGGCGTTGGCGCAGAAGGTGATCTCGCGGGCCCGGCAGGCCGGTGTTCCTGCTGATCTGATCCCCTCCGGGATGCTGGCGATCACGCTGTCCTCCGATGTTGACGCCGAGAACACCTTGCGGACAGCGGTTCTGGAGTTCATGGACGATTTCCGCAGTGCCGAGGCCGCGGTGGCTGCCGCGCGCGCCGGCAGGGCCGGCGAGCTGTCGGACGGCGAGCTCGGCGCGGTCGGTGAGGACGAGTGGAGATCGTGCTGGCCGGCTGAAGTTGCCGACGAGGTGGCTCCCGAGGAGTTGGTGCCGGTACCGGAGTCGGCCGAACCGCAGGAGTGA
- the efeB gene encoding iron uptake transporter deferrochelatase/peroxidase subunit, whose translation MSSPRSNSENHPPSDADQPRPGFSRRRLIGAAGVGAAVVGAASAGALAGRASAANPSTDHLQVAVPFRGERQAGIVTAQQDRMTFGVFDVTTDSRDDVVALLQEWTAMAERMTQGGEAFTDGAVGLNPYAPPSDTGEALGLPASQLTLTIGFGPSFFLKDGKDRFGIASRRPELLKNLPKFPNETMDPARSGGDICVQACANDPQVAFHAIRNLARVGFGTVAVRYAQQGFGRTSSTTQDQATPRNLFGFKDGTNNIKAEDPRNLDNHVWVADGDGPAWLTGGTYLITRRIRMRIENWDRTTLLEQERVIGRQKGSGAPNGLTQEFQELDFDLTDDKDKPLIDVDAHVRLASPEHLGGIEILRRGYNFTDGNDGFGHMDAGLFFIAFVRNPETQFIPMQAELARKDALNEYITHTGTAIFAVPPGLPEGDPTAFWGSTLLV comes from the coding sequence GTGTCATCGCCCCGCAGTAACTCTGAGAACCACCCGCCGTCTGACGCTGATCAGCCGCGCCCCGGGTTTTCCCGGCGCCGGCTGATCGGCGCGGCCGGTGTGGGTGCCGCCGTCGTCGGGGCCGCCAGCGCGGGAGCGTTGGCGGGCCGGGCTTCGGCGGCAAACCCGTCTACCGACCACCTGCAGGTCGCAGTCCCGTTCCGTGGTGAACGCCAGGCCGGAATCGTGACCGCCCAGCAGGACCGGATGACGTTCGGGGTTTTCGACGTCACCACCGACTCCCGCGACGATGTCGTGGCGCTCCTGCAGGAGTGGACCGCGATGGCCGAGCGCATGACGCAGGGTGGCGAGGCGTTCACCGACGGCGCCGTCGGCCTCAATCCCTATGCGCCACCGTCGGATACCGGTGAGGCGCTGGGACTTCCGGCCTCACAGCTGACGTTGACCATCGGGTTCGGACCGTCGTTCTTCCTCAAGGACGGCAAGGACCGATTCGGCATCGCGTCGCGGCGGCCCGAGCTGCTGAAGAACCTGCCGAAGTTTCCCAACGAGACCATGGATCCCGCGCGTTCCGGGGGCGACATCTGCGTGCAGGCCTGCGCCAACGACCCGCAGGTGGCGTTCCATGCGATTCGCAACCTCGCCCGCGTCGGTTTCGGCACCGTCGCGGTGCGCTACGCGCAGCAGGGGTTCGGGCGCACCAGCTCCACCACTCAGGATCAAGCCACGCCCCGGAACCTGTTCGGGTTCAAGGACGGTACCAACAACATCAAAGCCGAGGACCCCCGCAACCTCGACAACCACGTCTGGGTGGCCGACGGCGACGGCCCGGCCTGGTTGACCGGCGGGACGTATCTGATCACCCGCCGCATCCGGATGCGGATCGAAAACTGGGACCGGACAACACTTCTCGAGCAGGAGCGGGTTATCGGACGGCAGAAGGGCAGCGGCGCTCCCAACGGCCTGACCCAGGAGTTCCAGGAACTCGACTTCGATCTGACCGATGACAAGGACAAACCCCTGATCGACGTCGACGCTCATGTGCGGTTGGCGTCACCCGAGCACCTCGGCGGCATCGAGATTCTGCGTCGCGGTTACAACTTCACCGACGGCAACGACGGTTTCGGACACATGGATGCCGGACTGTTCTTCATCGCTTTTGTGCGCAACCCCGAAACCCAGTTCATCCCGATGCAGGCCGAGTTGGCCCGCAAGGATGCCCTCAACGAGTACATCACCCACACCGGCACCGCGATCTTCGCCGTGCCGCCGGGTCTGCCCGAGGGCGATCCAACCGCGTTCTGGGGCTCGACTCTGCTGGTCTGA
- the efeO gene encoding iron uptake system protein EfeO encodes MYPFAAATAALLAGISLTSCTAKESTPSADESASGTGSSAPAEVTVEATDTECTLSGTEGATGANTFVITNNGSKVTEFYVYGEGDRVMGEVENVSPGLQRKLIVQLTQPGTYQTACKPGMIGDGIRNDFTVSGEEVKVDTEGKFKEASDNYKRYVGSQTDALVPAVEAFIAAIKSGDIDAAKAQYPTSRVYYERIEPVAESFPNDLDPRIDLREADLEEGQPWTGFHRLEKDLWVDGLKPDTNAIADQLLADVKELTDGVKAPDFTVDSTQIAGGAQGLLDEISISKISGEEDIFSHTDLWDFNANLEGSQTAVASVRPILDERNPDLGKRVDDRFKEVEALLLKYREGDGFVTYDKVTEPERQELSRAIDALSKEVSQVQGVIAPQ; translated from the coding sequence ATGTATCCCTTTGCCGCCGCCACGGCGGCATTGCTGGCGGGCATTTCGTTGACCAGCTGCACGGCGAAGGAGTCCACGCCGTCGGCCGACGAGTCAGCCAGCGGTACCGGATCGTCGGCTCCGGCGGAGGTGACGGTGGAGGCCACCGACACCGAGTGCACGTTGTCCGGTACCGAGGGCGCCACCGGTGCGAACACCTTCGTCATCACCAACAACGGGTCGAAGGTGACCGAGTTCTACGTCTACGGCGAGGGCGACCGGGTGATGGGTGAGGTCGAGAACGTCTCCCCGGGTCTGCAGCGCAAGCTCATCGTGCAGCTGACCCAGCCGGGCACGTACCAGACCGCCTGCAAGCCGGGCATGATCGGCGACGGTATCCGCAACGACTTCACCGTCTCCGGTGAAGAGGTCAAGGTCGACACCGAAGGCAAGTTCAAGGAAGCCTCCGACAACTACAAGCGCTACGTCGGCAGCCAGACCGACGCACTGGTGCCCGCCGTAGAGGCCTTCATCGCTGCGATCAAGTCCGGCGACATCGACGCCGCCAAGGCGCAGTACCCGACGTCGCGGGTGTACTACGAGCGCATCGAGCCGGTGGCCGAGTCGTTCCCCAACGACCTCGATCCGCGCATCGACCTGCGCGAGGCCGACCTGGAAGAGGGTCAGCCGTGGACCGGCTTCCACCGCCTGGAGAAGGACCTGTGGGTCGACGGCCTCAAGCCCGACACCAACGCCATCGCTGACCAGCTGCTTGCCGATGTGAAAGAACTCACCGACGGGGTCAAGGCCCCCGATTTCACCGTCGACTCCACCCAGATCGCCGGTGGGGCGCAGGGTCTGCTCGACGAGATCTCGATCAGCAAGATCTCCGGTGAGGAAGACATCTTCAGCCACACCGACCTGTGGGACTTCAACGCCAACCTGGAGGGTTCGCAGACCGCCGTCGCCTCGGTGCGCCCCATCCTCGACGAGCGCAACCCGGACCTGGGCAAGCGGGTCGACGACCGGTTCAAAGAAGTTGAAGCTCTACTGCTGAAGTACCGTGAGGGCGACGGATTCGTGACCTACGACAAGGTCACCGAGCCGGAACGTCAAGAGCTCTCGCGCGCTATCGACGCGCTGAGCAAGGAAGTAAGCCAGGTGCAAGGTGTCATCGCCCCGCAGTAA
- the efeU gene encoding iron uptake transporter permease EfeU: MLIGLREGLEAAIVISILVAFLVKSERRDALKWVWLGVGAAIIMTLGVFLGIQFGENTISGLGAEAIAGVASVIAVAIVTTMVLWMKKAAAGLSGELRGEMSRALETGGAAVAALAFLAVGREGVETALFMVGYAEAQTAWPLTGLIIGVLIAAVIAYGMYAGAVRIDLAKFFKYTGVLLIVVAAGILSYGIGALQTVGWLPGLSSRAFDISSWMDWSAWYGEVIQGIFNVTPTPTVLQLVCWLAYLVLVLALFLRPSAGARPSRPRGTTDVTPDTADPTSGSKPTSTTERSNT, translated from the coding sequence ATGTTGATCGGGCTGCGCGAGGGCCTCGAGGCCGCGATCGTGATCAGCATCCTGGTGGCGTTTCTGGTGAAATCGGAGCGCCGCGACGCCCTCAAATGGGTGTGGCTCGGTGTCGGCGCGGCAATCATCATGACCCTCGGCGTGTTCCTCGGAATTCAGTTCGGCGAGAACACCATCAGCGGCCTCGGCGCCGAAGCGATCGCCGGTGTCGCGTCGGTGATCGCCGTGGCGATCGTGACGACGATGGTGCTGTGGATGAAAAAAGCCGCCGCCGGCCTCTCCGGTGAACTGCGCGGGGAGATGTCGCGCGCGCTGGAGACCGGTGGTGCCGCCGTCGCCGCGCTGGCTTTTCTGGCGGTGGGCCGCGAGGGCGTGGAGACCGCACTGTTCATGGTGGGCTACGCCGAGGCCCAGACGGCGTGGCCGCTGACCGGGCTGATCATCGGAGTGCTGATCGCCGCGGTCATCGCCTACGGCATGTACGCCGGCGCGGTGCGCATCGATCTGGCCAAGTTCTTCAAGTACACCGGGGTGCTGTTGATCGTGGTGGCCGCCGGGATCCTGTCGTACGGCATCGGCGCGCTGCAGACCGTCGGCTGGCTGCCGGGGTTGTCGAGCCGCGCCTTCGACATCAGCTCATGGATGGACTGGTCCGCCTGGTACGGCGAGGTCATCCAGGGCATCTTCAACGTCACGCCCACCCCGACGGTCCTGCAGCTGGTGTGCTGGCTGGCCTACCTCGTGCTCGTCCTCGCGCTGTTCCTGCGGCCCTCGGCTGGGGCCCGGCCGTCGCGGCCCCGCGGCACCACAGATGTCACCCCTGACACCGCTGATCCCACGTCGGGCAGCAAACCCACTTCCACAACCGAGAGGTCGAATACGTGA
- a CDS encoding lytic transglycosylase domain-containing protein, with protein sequence MRWLQAAAAVGAAALLMASSCSWQIGIPVPEGVPPPTGDAVPAVDTYADGRGADQLHEWALQRAPALNIPVPALEAYAYAARVAEVENPDCHLAWTTLAGIGMVESHHGTYRNAVIATNGDITPPIRGVRLDGTAGNMQIDDTDHGKLDGDAHLDRAMGPMQFIPETWRLYGVDANNDTVISPDNMDDAALSAAGYLCWRGGDLASPRGWMSALKAYNNSEQYARTVRDWATAYASGRAL encoded by the coding sequence ATGCGCTGGCTACAAGCTGCCGCGGCGGTAGGCGCGGCGGCCTTGCTGATGGCATCGAGCTGCTCATGGCAGATCGGCATTCCGGTCCCCGAGGGGGTGCCGCCGCCGACGGGTGACGCGGTGCCCGCCGTCGATACCTATGCCGACGGCCGTGGCGCTGATCAGCTGCACGAATGGGCACTGCAACGGGCTCCGGCACTCAATATCCCGGTGCCGGCGCTGGAGGCCTACGCCTATGCCGCCCGGGTGGCCGAGGTGGAGAACCCGGACTGTCACCTGGCGTGGACGACGCTGGCCGGGATCGGCATGGTCGAGAGCCACCATGGCACCTACCGCAACGCGGTGATCGCGACCAACGGCGATATCACCCCGCCGATCCGGGGCGTCCGGCTCGACGGAACGGCCGGCAACATGCAGATCGACGACACCGACCACGGCAAGCTCGACGGCGACGCCCACCTCGACCGGGCGATGGGTCCGATGCAGTTCATCCCGGAGACCTGGCGGCTCTACGGCGTCGACGCCAACAACGACACCGTGATCAGCCCGGACAACATGGACGATGCCGCCTTGTCGGCGGCGGGCTATCTGTGCTGGCGGGGCGGTGACCTGGCCAGTCCGCGAGGGTGGATGTCCGCGCTGAAGGCATACAACAATTCCGAGCAGTACGCCCGGACGGTGCGTGACTGGGCCACCGCCTATGCCAGCGGTCGCGCGTTGTAG
- the eno gene encoding phosphopyruvate hydratase, which produces MPIIEQVGAREILDSRGNPTVEVEIALLDGTFARAAVPSGASTGEHEAVELRDGGDRYGGKGVEKAVEAVLDEIAPAVIGLSADDQRLVDQALLDLDGTPDKSRLGANAILGVSLAVAKAAAESAGLPLFRYLGGPNAHILPVPMMNILNGGAHADTGVDVQEFMVAPIGAATFKESLRWGAEVYHALKSVLKKQGLATGLGDEGGFAPDVAGTTAALDLISSAIETTGFKLGTDVALALDVAATEFYTEGSGYAFEKQTRTAAEMADFYAGLIDAYPLVSIEDPLSEDDWDGWVALTAAIGDRVQLVGDDLFVTNPERLEEGIERGAANALLVKVNQIGTLTETLDAVALAHNSGYRTMMSHRSGETEDTTIADLAVAVGSGQIKTGAPARSERVAKYNQLLRIEEALGDAARFAGDLAFPRFVVETK; this is translated from the coding sequence GTGCCCATCATCGAGCAGGTCGGCGCCCGAGAGATTCTCGACTCGCGCGGCAATCCGACAGTCGAGGTCGAGATCGCGCTCCTGGACGGAACTTTTGCCCGCGCTGCGGTGCCCTCGGGAGCGTCCACGGGCGAGCACGAAGCGGTCGAGCTGCGCGACGGCGGCGACCGCTACGGCGGCAAGGGTGTGGAGAAGGCCGTCGAGGCTGTCCTCGACGAGATCGCTCCGGCCGTCATCGGGCTCTCCGCAGATGACCAGCGCCTCGTTGACCAGGCACTGTTGGACCTCGACGGCACCCCGGACAAGTCCCGGTTGGGTGCCAACGCGATCCTCGGGGTGTCACTGGCAGTGGCCAAGGCCGCGGCCGAGTCGGCCGGTCTGCCGCTGTTCCGGTACCTGGGCGGACCCAACGCCCACATTTTGCCGGTGCCGATGATGAACATCCTCAACGGCGGCGCCCACGCCGACACCGGTGTCGATGTCCAGGAGTTCATGGTCGCCCCGATCGGCGCGGCCACGTTCAAGGAGTCGCTGCGCTGGGGTGCCGAGGTGTACCACGCGCTGAAGTCGGTGCTCAAGAAGCAGGGCCTGGCCACCGGCCTCGGCGACGAGGGTGGTTTCGCCCCTGACGTCGCCGGCACCACGGCCGCGCTGGATCTGATCAGCTCGGCCATCGAGACCACGGGCTTCAAGCTCGGTACCGACGTGGCGTTGGCGCTGGATGTGGCCGCTACCGAGTTCTACACCGAGGGCTCCGGATACGCCTTCGAGAAGCAGACCCGCACGGCGGCCGAGATGGCCGATTTCTACGCCGGCCTGATCGACGCCTACCCGCTGGTGTCCATCGAGGATCCGCTGTCCGAGGACGACTGGGACGGCTGGGTCGCGCTGACCGCGGCGATCGGCGATCGGGTGCAGCTGGTCGGCGACGACCTGTTCGTCACCAACCCCGAGCGGCTCGAGGAGGGCATCGAGCGCGGCGCGGCGAACGCACTGCTGGTCAAGGTCAACCAGATCGGCACCCTGACCGAGACCTTGGACGCGGTGGCGCTGGCGCACAACAGCGGCTATCGCACCATGATGAGCCACCGCTCCGGCGAGACCGAGGACACCACCATCGCCGATCTGGCGGTCGCGGTGGGCAGCGGCCAGATCAAGACCGGCGCGCCGGCCCGCAGCGAGCGGGTCGCGAAGTACAACCAGCTGCTCCGCATCGAGGAAGCCCTCGGCGACGCTGCGCGGTTCGCCGGCGACCTGGCGTTCCCGCGGTTCGTCGTGGAGACCAAATAA